In Lathamus discolor isolate bLatDis1 chromosome 1, bLatDis1.hap1, whole genome shotgun sequence, the following are encoded in one genomic region:
- the NDUFA12 gene encoding NADH dehydrogenase [ubiquinone] 1 alpha subcomplex subunit 12: MAEYVQLLKRAMKHLGGHGGVRGAIWQLLRVNDLKTGTLVGTDKYGNRYYEDKRNFFGRHRWVIYTDEMNGKNTFWEVDGSMVPPEWHRWLHSMTDDPPTTHPPVARKFIWENHKFNLSGTPGQYVPYSTTRKKIQEWVPPTMASK, from the exons ATGGCGGAGTACGTGCAGCTGCTGAAGAGGGCGATGAAGCACCTCGGCGGCCACGGGGGCGTCCGCGGTGCCATATGGCAGCTGCTGAG GGTCAATGATTTGAAGACTGGTACACTGGTAGGAACTGACAAATACGGAAACAGATACtatgaagacaaaagaaactTCTTTG gTCGCCACAGATGGGTCATCTATACTGATGAAATGAAtggcaaaaatacattttgggaAGTTGATGGAAGCATGGTGCCGCCTGAATG GCATCGCTGGCTTCACTCAATGACGGATGACCCTCCAACTACTCATCCACCAGTTGCTCGGAAATTTATCTGGGAGAACCATAAATTCAATCTGAGTGGCACTCCCGGACAGTACGTACCTTACTCCACTACTCGCAAGAAGATACAAGAGTGGGTCCCACCTACAATGGCTagcaaataa